One region of Mucilaginibacter sp. 14171R-50 genomic DNA includes:
- a CDS encoding RNA polymerase sigma factor, whose protein sequence is MDGPLISDLNDEELVSRIVNGEPRLYEVLMRRYNSRMYRISMSIINDDAEAEDIMQISYLNAYRQLENYRGQSSFGTWLTRILINESLLQKKRKTKKEKLLMETTFVEEHHNTPLSGLMNKELKAILEQAVASLPEKYRLVFVMREVQGMSTSETMEVLSLGESNVKIRLARAKEMLKAELSKKWMPEQIYDFNLVRCDVIVDAVMSQILQSQ, encoded by the coding sequence ATGGACGGCCCTTTAATAAGCGATTTAAATGATGAGGAATTGGTTTCCAGGATAGTGAATGGGGAACCACGCCTTTATGAAGTGTTGATGCGAAGGTACAATTCAAGAATGTACCGCATAAGCATGTCAATCATAAACGATGATGCGGAAGCGGAAGATATCATGCAAATCAGCTACCTTAATGCCTACCGGCAATTGGAAAATTACCGCGGGCAATCGAGCTTTGGTACCTGGCTGACCCGGATACTGATCAATGAAAGTTTACTACAGAAAAAACGAAAAACAAAAAAAGAAAAATTACTGATGGAAACCACGTTTGTTGAGGAGCATCATAACACCCCTTTAAGCGGCTTGATGAATAAGGAATTAAAAGCCATCCTGGAACAGGCAGTAGCCAGCCTGCCGGAAAAATACCGCCTGGTATTTGTCATGCGGGAAGTGCAGGGCATGAGCACAAGCGAAACAATGGAAGTACTGTCGCTGGGTGAGTCCAATGTTAAAATAAGATTGGCACGCGCCAAGGAAATGTTAAAAGCCGAACTCAGTAAAAAATGGATGCCGGAGCAGATTTATGATTTTAACCTCGTACGCTGTGACGTTATCGTCGATGCGGTAATGTCGCAGATCTTACAATCACAATAA
- a CDS encoding FAD-binding oxidoreductase — protein MEKHIVKVLATAFVTHNVKRFVVEKPAGYTYAPGQATDVALNSPDLINELRPFTFTSPQDADHLEFIIKIYKGHNGVTEQLAKVEAGDELVIHDVFGAIAYKGPGVFIAGGAGITPFIAIFRQLKASGQLAGNTLLLANHTIADIILQDELKSLLGEHYIDIIRTPPFGNAKRLIDKELLDACILEDTTHYYICGPETFTSDMIGMLHDLNVGDEQIVIEQ, from the coding sequence ATGGAAAAGCATATTGTAAAAGTACTGGCGACAGCGTTTGTAACCCATAATGTAAAAAGATTTGTGGTTGAAAAACCAGCCGGCTATACCTATGCGCCGGGGCAGGCTACAGATGTTGCGCTCAACAGTCCGGATCTCATTAACGAACTGAGGCCCTTCACATTTACTTCCCCGCAGGATGCGGATCACCTTGAATTCATTATTAAGATCTACAAGGGCCATAATGGCGTGACGGAGCAATTAGCAAAGGTGGAAGCGGGCGATGAACTTGTCATTCACGACGTGTTCGGCGCTATAGCTTATAAGGGACCTGGTGTTTTTATCGCCGGCGGAGCCGGTATTACGCCCTTCATTGCGATATTCCGGCAGCTGAAAGCGTCAGGCCAATTGGCAGGCAATACTTTACTGTTAGCCAATCACACCATTGCCGATATTATCCTGCAGGACGAATTGAAGTCACTTTTGGGGGAACATTATATTGACATTATACGGACCCCTCCCTTCGGCAATGCAAAGAGGCTGATCGATAAGGAACTGTTGGATGCATGCATTCTTGAGGATACCACACATTATTACATCTGCGGCCCTGAAACGTTTACCTCGGATATGATCGGCATGTTGCACGATTTGAACGTTGGAGATGAGCAGATCGTTATCGAGCAATAA
- a CDS encoding 6-carboxytetrahydropterin synthase — MSRSLSSNNMSVTICRAFHFNAAHRLHHPHWTPEKNQEIFGKCSNPNYHGHNYELIVKITGEIDPDTGFVMDIKLLKSLVEEKVTGRFDHKNLNLDLPEFAALNPTAENIAVVIYDLLKPHILQKLMIILYETERNFVEYSGTSPGR; from the coding sequence ATGAGCAGATCGTTATCGAGCAATAATATGTCCGTCACTATTTGCAGGGCATTTCATTTCAATGCCGCTCACCGTTTGCATCATCCGCATTGGACCCCGGAGAAGAACCAGGAGATATTTGGAAAATGCAGTAACCCGAATTACCATGGCCATAATTATGAACTGATCGTCAAGATCACGGGTGAGATCGATCCTGATACCGGTTTCGTCATGGATATTAAATTGTTAAAATCATTGGTCGAAGAAAAAGTAACCGGGCGCTTCGACCATAAAAATTTAAATCTCGACCTGCCCGAGTTTGCAGCTTTAAATCCTACGGCAGAAAATATCGCTGTGGTTATTTATGATCTGCTGAAACCCCATATTTTACAAAAACTAATGATAATATTATATGAAACAGAACGAAACTTCGTCGAGTATAGCGGAACATCACCTGGCCGATGA
- the folE gene encoding GTP cyclohydrolase I FolE, with the protein MKQNETSSSIAEHHLADELGEEHIATSWDTPLRADAFDMEDEEKTVLIAYHFKEIMQILGLDLNDDSLKGTPLRVGKMFVKELFSGLDPRNKPDIALFDNKYGYQQMLVEKNIILYSNCEHHFVPIIGKAHIAYVSSGKVIGLSKLNRIVRYYAQRPQVQERLTRQITEELKAVLGTDDVAVVIDAVHLCVSSRGIKDISSSTVSAEYSGIFQNQATRDEFLRYLDK; encoded by the coding sequence ATGAAACAGAACGAAACTTCGTCGAGTATAGCGGAACATCACCTGGCCGATGAATTGGGTGAAGAACATATCGCTACTTCCTGGGATACCCCCTTACGTGCCGACGCATTTGATATGGAGGACGAAGAAAAAACAGTGTTAATCGCTTACCATTTTAAAGAGATCATGCAGATCCTAGGTCTGGACCTCAATGATGACAGCCTGAAGGGAACACCGTTACGTGTCGGGAAAATGTTCGTAAAGGAACTTTTCAGCGGTTTGGACCCCCGGAATAAACCTGACATCGCCTTATTCGACAATAAATACGGATATCAACAAATGTTGGTGGAAAAGAATATCATTCTTTATTCCAATTGTGAGCATCATTTTGTTCCGATCATCGGTAAGGCACATATCGCCTACGTTTCCAGTGGAAAAGTGATCGGCCTGTCAAAACTCAACCGGATCGTCCGCTATTATGCCCAGCGCCCACAAGTACAGGAACGTTTGACCCGACAGATCACCGAAGAATTAAAAGCTGTGCTGGGCACTGATGATGTCGCTGTTGTAATCGATGCGGTTCATCTTTGTGTCTCTTCCAGGGGCATAAAAGACATCAGCAGCAGCACGGTCAGCGCAGAATATTCCGGGATCTTTCAGAACCAGGCTACAAGGGATGAATTTTTGAGATACCTGGATAAATGA
- a CDS encoding 2Fe-2S iron-sulfur cluster-binding protein yields the protein MTLIADQLAIPGFGLCCGMGSCGTCMVQVADSFSMAKRPVLACGTPVDGTLSNVCIFIPDKIY from the coding sequence ATGACATTGATAGCTGACCAACTCGCCATCCCGGGTTTTGGCTTGTGCTGCGGAATGGGTAGTTGCGGGACCTGTATGGTACAGGTTGCAGATTCGTTTTCTATGGCGAAACGCCCCGTATTGGCCTGCGGTACACCTGTTGACGGTACACTTTCCAATGTCTGTATTTTTATCCCGGACAAAATTTACTGA
- a CDS encoding AraC family transcriptional regulator — MSNSAPVLRSLFFYTFDDEKHPFFLNVGIYPINELLLQMIKHSDKWEGQIRTADQRYQFLVTVKNILPEISTHIMPMALPTTDNERMLPVLSFMAEHLSEPHNLENISKRFGFSNRSLSRLFKATLGVSFLQYLTLLRMVKAFERSLELITPYLISLIPWVITVCRPLVQPSIRSRKCHHEVLTVTGHDKGKYMELTLIHRGRRAPHLNKCGGSL; from the coding sequence GTGAGCAACTCGGCCCCTGTATTGAGGTCTCTATTCTTCTATACGTTTGATGACGAGAAGCATCCGTTTTTTTTGAATGTCGGTATTTATCCCATTAATGAACTCTTGCTTCAGATGATCAAACATTCTGATAAGTGGGAAGGTCAGATTCGAACAGCGGATCAGCGTTATCAATTTTTGGTGACCGTCAAGAACATTTTGCCCGAGATCAGCACTCACATTATGCCGATGGCGTTGCCAACGACGGATAATGAGCGTATGCTTCCGGTGCTATCCTTTATGGCAGAGCACTTGTCAGAACCCCATAATCTGGAAAATATCAGTAAAAGATTTGGTTTCAGTAACCGGTCGCTGTCCAGGCTATTTAAAGCCACACTCGGGGTTTCATTCCTGCAATATCTAACGTTACTCAGGATGGTTAAAGCCTTTGAAAGATCCTTGGAACTGATCACTCCTTATCTCATATCGCTTATTCCGTGGGTTATCACAGTTTGTCGGCCTTTAGTACAACCTTCTATCAGATCACGAAAATGTCACCATGAAGTTTTAACCGTTACCGGTCATGATAAAGGAAAGTATATGGAATTAACGCTGATTCACCGGGGGAGAAGAGCGCCGCATCTAAATAAATGCGGCGGCTCACTATAG
- a CDS encoding MFS transporter, whose translation MFFLLDIQANESEYTLPLVIQGLGAGMLMTPTIVFAIAAVPHRLGTTAAGVCLFVRCLGFMVSIALINFFELFSKSKHYNIFQEQVSRTNLVATQTVVKQTHIFTAKGIKNAQAGKLAHQLIIHSANTQGQVRFIMDYYQSIVLCYSLRSRSLRFYLISTKRFFTCGPISRLHFKQKAAG comes from the coding sequence ATGTTTTTCCTCCTCGATATACAAGCTAATGAGTCGGAGTATACGTTACCGCTGGTCATTCAGGGCCTGGGGGCAGGTATGTTAATGACACCAACTATTGTGTTTGCCATCGCGGCGGTACCTCATAGGTTAGGTACTACCGCCGCCGGCGTATGCTTATTTGTCCGCTGCTTAGGCTTTATGGTAAGTATCGCGCTAATCAATTTTTTTGAGCTTTTTTCAAAAAGTAAACATTACAATATCTTCCAGGAGCAGGTCAGCCGAACCAATCTGGTAGCCACTCAAACTGTCGTGAAGCAAACTCATATTTTTACTGCAAAGGGTATAAAAAATGCGCAAGCGGGCAAACTGGCCCATCAGCTGATCATTCATTCGGCGAATACCCAGGGGCAGGTGAGATTCATTATGGACTACTATCAATCCATAGTCTTATGCTATTCCTTACGATCACGCTCATTGCGCTTTTACCTTATATCAACAAAACGGTTCTTTACCTGCGGTCCGATCAGCCGGCTCCATTTTAAACAAAAGGCAGCCGGTTGA
- a CDS encoding plastocyanin/azurin family copper-binding protein codes for MKRLIFAAGSCLLWAGLLMIQSCSSAPEKPSAYVVEIKDMKFVPEDITVKKGDTITFINRDMMAHDVTEETAKSWSSGKMEADVSWKLVVSEAATYYCSIHTVMKGKIELE; via the coding sequence ATGAAAAGACTGATTTTCGCAGCCGGCTCCTGCCTGTTATGGGCCGGACTGCTTATGATACAAAGCTGTTCCTCAGCACCGGAGAAACCTTCCGCTTATGTTGTAGAGATCAAGGACATGAAATTTGTGCCCGAGGACATCACGGTTAAAAAAGGCGATACGATCACCTTTATCAACCGTGATATGATGGCCCATGATGTTACTGAGGAAACAGCGAAATCATGGAGCTCCGGCAAAATGGAAGCGGATGTATCCTGGAAGCTGGTGGTCAGCGAGGCTGCCACTTACTATTGCAGTATTCATACGGTCATGAAGGGTAAGATCGAGCTGGAATAG
- a CDS encoding DUF4142 domain-containing protein: MKKKTNFIPIILASLLGLSFPSFAQNSKLTDPEIASIAVTANQVDIDQAAVALKLSKNPDVIHFAETMANDHKAVIGQAVALVTKLKVTPKDNAVSKKLTADATKTIADLKKKSGKAFDKAYVDNEVAYHKAVIGVVEGTLIPATANSELKDLLQKVVPALKAHLEHAEMIQKSLTK, translated from the coding sequence ATGAAAAAAAAAACAAACTTTATCCCGATCATTCTGGCTTCATTACTGGGACTTTCTTTCCCCTCATTTGCACAAAATTCGAAACTGACCGATCCGGAGATCGCATCTATTGCTGTAACGGCAAACCAGGTAGACATTGACCAGGCCGCCGTGGCACTGAAGCTTTCCAAAAATCCCGATGTGATACATTTTGCAGAAACAATGGCCAACGACCATAAGGCGGTTATCGGGCAGGCAGTAGCACTGGTGACCAAGCTAAAGGTGACACCTAAAGATAATGCTGTCAGTAAGAAGCTGACTGCCGATGCCACTAAAACGATAGCCGACTTAAAAAAGAAAAGTGGCAAGGCGTTCGATAAGGCTTATGTTGACAACGAAGTCGCTTATCATAAAGCGGTTATTGGCGTTGTAGAAGGTACCCTGATCCCCGCGACCGCAAATTCAGAATTGAAGGACTTGCTGCAGAAGGTCGTACCGGCGCTGAAAGCACACCTGGAACATGCCGAAATGATACAAAAAAGCCTGACTAAATGA
- a CDS encoding transaldolase family protein → MKSNKVKDITRLDQRIWLDFFERRILNNGELESMMAEYALTGVTSNPSIFEKAISSNTDYDADIAKFSIP, encoded by the coding sequence ATGAAATCAAATAAGGTAAAGGATATAACGCGTTTGGATCAGCGTATTTGGCTGGATTTTTTCGAGCGGCGGATACTTAATAATGGCGAGCTTGAATCAATGATGGCTGAATATGCTTTGACCGGCGTTACGTCGAACCCTTCCATATTCGAAAAAGCAATAAGTAGTAATACTGATTACGATGCCGATATCGCAAAATTTTCTATACCCTAA
- a CDS encoding transaldolase family protein: MELAVSDIKRAADILHPVYQASGGTDGFISLQLSLRLARNAQGPIQQAKELRRAVERQNGMIKIPATKESLTAIYECTCDGINVNINLLFDLVQAGR, from the coding sequence ATGGAACTGGCGGTCAGCGATATTAAGAGGGCGGCTGACATCCTTCATCCGGTTTACCAGGCAAGTGGCGGTACCGACGGATTTATCAGTCTTCAGCTGTCTCTTAGATTAGCCAGAAACGCCCAGGGACCGATTCAGCAGGCTAAAGAGTTACGGAGAGCAGTCGAGCGTCAAAACGGGATGATCAAGATACCTGCCACCAAAGAAAGTTTGACTGCTATTTACGAATGCACCTGTGACGGCATAAATGTAAACATCAACCTACTATTTGATTTAGTACAAGCAGGTCGTTGA
- a CDS encoding transaldolase family protein produces the protein MASFFLSRIDTLVDPLLEEVGLRELKGKVAVASAKIAYQIYKNAFHSKRFKNWKNLAGSLRNCCGRVRVRKNPHTVM, from the coding sequence GTGGCCAGTTTCTTTCTCAGCCGCATAGATACGCTTGTTGATCCTTTGTTAGAAGAAGTAGGACTTCGCGAGCTAAAGGGTAAAGTAGCGGTGGCGTCAGCCAAAATTGCGTATCAGATTTATAAAAACGCTTTTCATAGCAAACGTTTTAAAAATTGGAAAAACTTGGCGGGAAGCCTCAGAAATTGCTGTGGGCGAGTACGGGTACGAAAGAACCCGCATACAGTGATGTAA
- a CDS encoding transaldolase family protein: MEKLGGKPQKLLWASTGTKEPAYSDVKYIEALIAPDTINTVPKDALIAFNEQGKVNNSLENDLWSVNER, from the coding sequence TTGGAAAAACTTGGCGGGAAGCCTCAGAAATTGCTGTGGGCGAGTACGGGTACGAAAGAACCCGCATACAGTGATGTAAAATATATCGAAGCGTTGATAGCGCCTGACACGATTAACACTGTTCCCAAAGATGCGCTCATTGCTTTTAACGAACAAGGGAAAGTGAACAATAGTCTGGAAAATGATTTATGGTCCGTTAATGAACGCTAA
- a CDS encoding aldo/keto reductase, protein MKNIAKIALGQNGPLVSKLGLGCMRMSSIWGGPTPDETESIATIQQALDNGINFLNTGDFYGAGHNEMLVGKAIKGRRDDAFISVKFGAIFHNGHWLGLDLRPIAIKNFINYSLTRLGIDAIDLYQPCRMDGSVPVEEIIGAVADLIKEGKVKHIGVSEITAAQLRQANAVYPISALEIGYSLADRQIETDLLPTAKELGIAVVAFANTAEGLLTGEMKAPLAENDYQSHFSRFQGDNLIKNLEKVEVLKQLAQEKGATPTQLAIAWVNAQGEHIMPLVSMSKRKRLPENTAAMEITFTANELETLNTTFAPGAILGGTYLQR, encoded by the coding sequence ATGAAAAATATAGCAAAAATAGCGTTGGGCCAAAACGGCCCGTTGGTTTCCAAACTGGGATTAGGCTGCATGCGCATGTCTTCGATCTGGGGCGGCCCAACGCCTGACGAAACAGAAAGCATCGCCACTATACAACAAGCGCTGGATAACGGTATCAACTTTTTAAATACCGGCGATTTCTACGGCGCCGGTCACAATGAAATGCTCGTGGGCAAAGCCATCAAAGGCAGGCGCGACGATGCTTTTATCAGCGTGAAATTTGGGGCCATCTTCCATAACGGCCATTGGCTGGGATTAGATCTGCGCCCCATTGCCATTAAGAATTTCATCAATTACTCGCTTACCCGTTTAGGTATAGACGCCATTGATCTGTACCAGCCATGCCGTATGGACGGCAGCGTACCGGTAGAAGAAATTATTGGTGCCGTGGCTGACCTGATCAAAGAAGGAAAAGTAAAACATATCGGCGTATCTGAAATTACAGCAGCGCAACTGCGTCAGGCAAACGCCGTTTATCCTATCAGTGCATTAGAGATCGGTTACTCATTAGCTGACCGTCAAATTGAAACAGACTTGCTGCCGACCGCTAAAGAATTGGGAATTGCAGTAGTGGCTTTTGCTAATACCGCTGAAGGCCTATTGACCGGGGAAATGAAAGCACCTTTGGCCGAGAACGATTATCAAAGTCATTTTTCCCGGTTCCAGGGAGATAACCTTATCAAAAATTTAGAGAAGGTGGAAGTATTGAAACAACTGGCTCAGGAAAAAGGCGCTACACCGACGCAGCTGGCCATTGCCTGGGTAAATGCCCAGGGCGAGCATATTATGCCATTAGTAAGTATGAGCAAAAGGAAGCGCCTGCCTGAGAATACCGCCGCTATGGAAATTACCTTCACCGCTAACGAGTTGGAAACGTTAAATACTACCTTTGCACCAGGCGCTATCTTAGGCGGCACCTACTTGCAACGTTAA
- a CDS encoding AraC family transcriptional regulator — MTNPEEILPGVIFYAYLSTERKEKVCFWNHHTLVLQVSGQFRLETTEQTIGMTAGAMLLIRKNQLGTITKTPLPGGNYETIIISLQEDLLRKIALEEKIETDQKYVGPPNMLIPVDEFLQGYFQSIVPYARRTSAALTEEMGILKIKEGVKLLMNALPGLRNFLFDFSEPHKIDLERFMRSNYQFNVPVEKFAQLTGRSLAGFKRDFQKTFGIPPRQWLQDRRLAEAKHLIENKHQKASAIYLDLGFESLSHFSHSFKKKFGKAPTVKND; from the coding sequence ATGACCAATCCCGAAGAAATATTGCCCGGCGTGATCTTCTACGCTTATCTTTCTACCGAGCGGAAAGAGAAGGTCTGTTTTTGGAATCACCATACTTTAGTATTGCAGGTTTCGGGGCAATTTCGCCTGGAAACAACAGAACAGACCATAGGTATGACTGCCGGTGCGATGCTGCTGATCAGAAAAAATCAACTGGGTACGATCACTAAAACACCTTTGCCGGGTGGTAATTATGAAACTATAATCATATCCTTGCAGGAAGACCTGCTGCGTAAGATCGCCCTGGAAGAAAAGATAGAAACGGATCAAAAATATGTAGGCCCGCCCAATATGCTGATTCCGGTCGATGAATTCCTGCAAGGTTATTTTCAATCCATTGTTCCTTACGCACGCCGCACATCAGCGGCACTGACGGAGGAAATGGGCATCCTGAAAATAAAAGAAGGCGTCAAACTATTAATGAATGCGCTGCCCGGACTGCGTAATTTCCTGTTCGACTTTTCTGAACCGCATAAGATCGATCTGGAACGGTTCATGCGCAGCAATTACCAATTCAACGTACCCGTAGAGAAGTTCGCCCAGTTGACCGGCCGCAGCCTCGCCGGTTTTAAACGCGATTTCCAGAAGACCTTCGGCATACCGCCACGGCAGTGGCTGCAGGACAGGCGCCTGGCAGAAGCTAAACACCTGATCGAAAACAAGCACCAAAAAGCGTCTGCGATCTATCTGGACCTGGGCTTTGAAAGCCTGTCGCACTTTTCTCATTCCTTTAAAAAGAAATTCGGCAAAGCACCAACGGTTAAAAACGATTAG
- the mobC gene encoding conjugal transfer protein MobC: MQTGENEQALRKIIDFTRLLSIAILLIHFYLCCYQTFQRLQLTHTIVDHVLLPLAKMAIFKTLLIAKLSALLLLVVSLVGSKGKRDEKIRLKTVATYCATGLLIYFFSNYLLHLGWLYITATSFGYLLFMTGGGMLFRMLKLKFGSDIFNKENETFPQEERLLENEYSINLPAKYQLKGKERDSWINIINPFRGTLVGGSPGAGKSYFVIRHIITQHIRKGFSMLIYDFKYDDLSRIAYNALREHGSRSFYVINFENIMHRSNPLEPETMTDITDAMEAARTIMLGLNREWIKKQGDFFVESPINFVTALIWFLKKYEGGRHCTLPHVIELSLVDYKDLFAVLTSEPEIEVLINPFISAWKNEAYEQLEGQIASAKISLARLSSPQLYYVLSGNDFSLDINNPNNPKVVCLANNPQKSQVYGAVLSLYVNRINKLVNRKQQQKCSLIFDEFPTIYFNGIDNLIATARSNKVAVTLAVQDYSQLKKDYGREQAEVIMNIVGNIICGQVTGDTAKQLSERFGKINQQKESVSINSSDTSISRSTQLDYAIPASKIAGLSSGEFVGMVADDPTNPIDLKTFHCRIQNDHEAIGLEEASYEAIPTVRSISIFEAQSNYQKIKADIRELIQTFVE; encoded by the coding sequence ATGCAAACCGGAGAAAACGAACAAGCACTCCGTAAGATCATCGATTTTACCAGGCTGTTGAGTATTGCGATACTGCTCATTCATTTTTATTTATGCTGTTACCAGACGTTTCAGAGACTGCAATTAACGCACACTATCGTCGACCATGTCCTATTACCACTCGCTAAAATGGCGATTTTCAAAACGCTGCTGATTGCTAAACTAAGCGCGCTGCTATTGCTGGTGGTATCCCTGGTTGGAAGCAAAGGCAAAAGGGATGAAAAAATAAGGCTTAAAACGGTCGCCACTTACTGTGCGACCGGCTTACTGATCTACTTTTTCAGCAATTATCTATTGCATCTTGGGTGGCTTTATATCACAGCTACCTCGTTTGGCTACTTATTATTTATGACCGGCGGCGGAATGTTGTTCCGGATGTTAAAACTGAAATTTGGCTCAGATATTTTCAATAAAGAGAATGAGACCTTCCCGCAGGAAGAACGGTTGCTGGAAAACGAATATTCTATCAACCTGCCCGCCAAATATCAATTAAAAGGTAAAGAGCGTGATAGCTGGATCAATATTATTAACCCCTTTCGCGGCACGCTGGTTGGCGGCAGTCCAGGCGCAGGTAAATCCTATTTTGTGATCCGGCACATCATCACGCAGCATATCCGCAAGGGCTTTAGTATGCTCATTTATGATTTTAAGTATGATGACCTTTCCCGGATCGCCTACAATGCGCTTAGGGAACATGGTAGTCGCTCATTCTATGTCATCAATTTTGAAAACATTATGCACCGCAGCAATCCCCTCGAGCCGGAAACGATGACCGATATTACCGATGCGATGGAGGCCGCACGGACGATCATGCTGGGTTTGAACCGGGAATGGATCAAAAAGCAGGGCGATTTCTTTGTCGAATCGCCGATCAATTTTGTGACGGCGCTCATTTGGTTCCTGAAGAAATATGAGGGCGGGCGCCATTGTACCCTGCCGCATGTGATCGAATTATCGCTGGTGGATTATAAAGACCTCTTTGCTGTGCTGACCAGTGAACCGGAAATTGAGGTACTGATCAACCCTTTCATATCGGCCTGGAAAAACGAAGCTTATGAACAGTTGGAAGGTCAGATCGCCAGTGCCAAAATAAGTTTGGCGCGCTTGTCCTCACCCCAATTGTATTACGTCCTAAGCGGCAATGATTTCTCACTGGATATTAATAATCCCAACAACCCAAAAGTGGTGTGCTTAGCCAATAACCCGCAAAAGTCGCAGGTATATGGCGCGGTCTTATCACTTTATGTCAACCGTATCAACAAGCTGGTCAACCGCAAACAACAGCAGAAATGCAGCCTGATCTTTGACGAGTTCCCGACCATCTACTTTAATGGTATTGATAACCTGATCGCTACCGCGCGCTCCAATAAGGTGGCCGTAACTTTGGCGGTGCAGGACTACTCTCAATTAAAGAAAGACTATGGTCGCGAGCAGGCCGAAGTGATTATGAACATTGTCGGCAATATTATCTGCGGTCAGGTGACCGGTGATACGGCCAAACAGCTTTCCGAACGCTTTGGCAAGATCAACCAACAAAAGGAAAGCGTTTCAATCAATAGCAGTGACACCTCCATCAGCCGCTCGACACAACTGGACTATGCGATACCTGCATCCAAGATCGCCGGGCTGTCATCCGGCGAATTTGTCGGTATGGTTGCGGATGACCCGACGAATCCCATAGATCTGAAAACTTTCCATTGCCGCATACAAAATGATCACGAAGCGATCGGATTGGAAGAGGCAAGCTATGAAGCTATCCCCACCGTCCGCAGCATTTCCATTTTCGAGGCTCAAAGTAACTATCAAAAAATCAAAGCAGATATCCGGGAGCTTATTCAAACCTTCGTCGAATAA